ATCCGAAGGCACCAAAGCCGTGACCAAATATACAAGTTCAAAGTGAACGCCACCCACGAATTTCAACTTATTACCAATCCAACGGCCCTTTTCAGGGCCACCAATTTGATCAGTACAAAGAACTGTCTTCCTCACGCCGAAACATGTAGAACTTAGTTGTCAAATTATTTACCTGTAGAATATTTCATAATCAATAGTATACTTAACTGAACGAAGAATACATACATTTGTAAAATTGCCACGGCATGTTGAAAATCCCGCTACTATGCCAATATTTCGTAAACAAGCAACGAAAACTTTCCTTCGTCTTAGTAACTTCGCTGGCAATTGTCTCTGAAACTTAATCAGTCTTTTCTGAGCATTTAAAGCTCGATATTATGTCAACTCGATCAAACGAATAACATATTGAACGCAACTTCTAACAGTGCTTGAATTAAACAGCACTTTTGGATAAGTTTCTTTAAAATATGGTTGTTGATCAAATACGTCAATTAGAATTTGCAACAGTGAAATGCGACACCATGCTGCGATAAACGTTTACGAATTTGCTAAGCGTGCTTGTTGTAAAACTTAATAATTAGATCCCAATTGCGTAGCGCTCACACCAGCCAAGTCACCATACATGATTAAATATTAGTACGAATGACGAAAGCGCACGTATCGCCAGTGGATAACTTTTCTATATCCAAATTAATGAcctgtgtaaaaatttcatccgatCTGCAGGATATTtacttttagaaaattgatttttttacacgctGAACAATCAATAGAAATCTTTAGATAATCAGCTGacaacttgaaaaaaaatggcaatttTACTGGCAAACACAGAGCGTTAAGAATGAGCGAAAGTGATTAGATGTCAAATATGAAACGTGGAGTTTGAAAGTTTACAAACTACAGGAGATTTTCAAGGACACGGAGATAAACACTGTTTCGTTCGATTCGATCGGGTGTTTGTACAAGATACATATGCCGGTCACCAGCTGATCTGTAGATACACACAATCACCAGCAGTTTGAATCTGTTCAGCTACGTAGATAATACCGATGACGGAAGATGAATCAAAAACGTCTTCCGTGCAGTTTTTTTACACTATCTGCGCGTAGAGACAAAGAGTGAAGtagaaatatatgtatttctGTGTTAATTGTTGTTGATAGAAGAAATATTAAGTACAGGAATATCATTATTCATAACATAATAACTGAAATGTTCCAAGATGTTCAAGGTATAATTTACGTGACatgtatttattactatttttcagGTATAAGTTTGATTCCTGTACCAAAAGCCGTCGGAAAATACTTGATGACAATTTAAgcatgaataattattacactTGATGACAATTTGAATGCATTCCAATTTATTTGGAATCTGTAATTAAtggtattaaaattttgtattcgCATCAATACCTGTATACTTGCAGGTTATACAACGATTAATTTTACCTGCGCATAATAGCAAATTCCACGTAGCAAATACCAGGACTAAAATTAATCCACGTAACAGTGGGCCTTGTTTGGAATCAGTGTAGCGTTAAACAATGCGATTTAACGGGCCacaagaaataaatatgaGTCCATACTTACTTGGAGCGATGAAGAATTTCGAACTGATTCTAGAAATTGTCTTGACTTCTATTCGTCAAACAATTAAAACAATATCAATAATATAAAACTGCCTCATAGTCACAAAACGAGATGCAGATATACAGTTCCAGAtgctatattttttcgaataatatactgtttgaaaaattctgagtttctatttgtaaaaatttttttttgtttttacggAAAACATGCACTTAAACTTATAACGAAAACTTATACTGAAATTTCACTGCTTCAACCAGGCTGTATGGTAATATTTACTCTAATTTGAAATGGTAGTATGCGGAAAATCATTGTATTTCCGTTTTAGATCAAAAAGCATTTTTATACCACTTGTAagttcattttcattcattattgTTAATCACTCATTCAAAATTTAACCTGAGGAAGAAATTCTTCTGGATATAgataggaaaaaaatgtacgtgATACCAACGCCGTTGGATAGGCTGAGAGGAATGACCAAGTATATCGGCAAAAAAAGCGTAtatcttttctatttttgatttgCACTTTCTACGATCAACAATCGTTACATCGATcgttgataattaatttttcgtaaattatGATCATCGTTCTCAAAGTATGAAAGCTGGTATATCCTACGATTATATTCGAGCGCGACTAGATTAGGAACGCGCCACTCCGCAAAATCGCTCCGTACATCTTCACCAGGAAGCGTAATTCCTAGTTCTAATAATTAAGATATTCCCTCTTAACATCCCATTCCTGAATTCTTCATCGGGGTTGTCATTGGTAAATATTCCGAACCGGTCTAGCCGTATCCGAGGAAAGCCTGACAGTAGGCGTCGACGGAACGCGGCCTTGTCGACTTGGAATATCGATAACAGCTTCCCCGCTAAAATGGTGAGATTGAATTTTTGCAAGCGTAAAATCCAAAGTTTCAGGCTCCAAAAAACGTTTTTGTCTATACCGTATCGCGATTTCCTCGGTCAGGAACAACGCGTCTTTTGCTCGGAGTGCGAAGGGCGTCAAGACACATGGTCCGCGACTCCCGCCGTTTTCGAGACACTCAAAAGAGCAAAGTCTTCcggaatttttgtaaaatcttgCCCAGAGTTCACAGAACCTGGTGAAGATGTGATATTACTGGGTCATCGGTGAAATAGCTCAGGAATCTGACGATCGATGGTGTACCCAGTGCCAGGCCTTCCGACGCTGGTGAAGCGCGCCGCGTGAAACGTTCGGGGGGCCTCTCTCCATGGTCCGCGCTCCGTTATACCACCTGCCGCTGCTTCTCGCAGTCACAATTCTCGAATATCAGTTACGCAGTGAACACGTCGATCTCAACCAATTTCGAAGCTTTCTGCATTGAGTCGTAACCgcaaagagaagagaagatgGCAGACAAGGTAGCAGCAACGGCAGTCGCCGCTAGCCCAGCATCAGCTAGCCCAGCAGCGCAGGCTACACCGACCAAAAAGGCAGCAGGAGCCAAGGCAAAGAGCCCTCGTGCCAAGCCAGCGCATCCACGGACTTCTGACATGGTTACCAGCGCCATCCAAACGCTAAAGGAACGTGGAGGTTCATCTCTGCAGGCTATCAAGAAATACATCGCGTCAACATACAAAGTAGACGCTGAAAAACAAGCACCGTTTATCAAGAGATATTTGAAGTCAGCTGTGGCTACTGGAGCTTTGGTACAGACCAAAGGTAAGGGTGCCTCTGGgtctttcaaaattccaacCAACAAATCTGACGCACCGAAGCCCAAGGTGAAGCGTGCTGTACCGAAGGCAACTGTCCCCAAAAAGAAGCCCGCTGCATCGACTGTTGCAGTGGCCAAAAAGCCTGCTACTGCTGTCAAGAAGGCGGCAGCTGCTAAGAAGCCCAGTGCTGTAACACCACCcacaaaagaaaaacgcaAAGCAGTCAAGAGCCCGGCTGCTAAATCGCCAAAGGTGAAAAGCCCATCGAAAGCTAAGAAGGCTGCCAAGGCACCAACCAGCAAACCTAAGGCGCCTAAACCAAAAAAGGCAGCAGCTGCACCCAAAACTGCAAAACCTGCAGCGAAAAAACCAGTTGCATCAAAGAAGAAGTGAATCCGTATGACTCCGATGAGTCGTCTCTAACAGCAGACCAGGAAAATAGTTATCAAACGGCCCTTTTCAGGGCCACTAAAGCAATCCCTTTGTAAAAGAATCGAATTTCACTGTATTCAGAAGTAACATTAGTACTATTTCAAAAATCCAAGATTAGATAATTGCGAgggtgaatgaaatttttaagcaTTATATTCGAATCcacgaaattattttcccattttttagtTTACGTAGGTGAGTCCGTTCGAGCTTGGATTCCAATCTTAACAGTAATCAAAACCCGACTAGATTCATTGCAATGTGTAAATTAAGTGAATTCGATCACActtcaattataattttaacgcTGTATAAATTCCCGCAGATATTGTAAATCCAATAGACTAGGGAGACATCCAGACCATTCTCGGATACTACGCAGCAATTTAACCCTGGCAGGTCATAAACAGCAcggcgtattttttttaactcgatTTCGAGTATGTTAGTCTCCTCGTTGAACGTCGCATGTGAAATAACTAAAATCATTGCTCTAATTGTACCGTATGTTCGATGTTCCTGGTACTCTTGAATGGTAGACCGATAGATTTGCAgcaaatataaatgaaaattaattcaaaaatgaagaCGAAGATCAGCCGTTGAGGTACGCATCATTTTTCATCCAGTACGCTTTCCTCTACGCTCGGCATTAGTTTGTTAGACGCCGAATGAATTGGCGGATATCGACCAACTATACATATgactaaattttattttgcaaaattcaaaagcGAATACGCACGcctattcaattttcattggTCATTAAAATACGTCTCGAAATTGACATAATTTTGTGGCAATGCGACGTAACCACACATTGCCGTAGCACATTACGCATGATCACGTAGTTGAACGCATGTGTTAACATTTTTCCTGAAGTTGTGTTGCGTGGTTCATAACTGAAGCTTCGATTTCAACTTCAATCTCAGGTACCACtaattaatacaaaaatattgatgTTAATTTAAACTAGTGTTAGGATAGGAAATGAGACACAACGTAGCATACTATTTCTACTCGTGAAATTTCTAGCGACTTGTGGCTAGATGTGCAATAAGacagcaaaaaataaatacaaggTACTACACAGATACTTCTGTGCAAAAAACGAATTCGATTTTCAACGTGATAAATTTGTGGCCCTGAAAAGGGCCGTTTTGTTCCAACAGTCGAAGTATGAAAAGAACTCAAATTAGGCACGTTCGCCACGAATACGACGAGCTAGTTGAATGTCCTTGGGCATAATAGTCACTCGCTTAGCGTGGATAGCGCACAAGTTGGTGTCCTCAAAAAGACCAACGAGGTAGGCTTCGCTGGCCTCTTGAAGAGCCATGACAGCAGAGCTCTGGAATCGCAAATCGGTTTTAAAATCTTGCGCGATTTCACGCACCAAACGCTGGAACGGTAGTTTGCGAATCAACAGTTCAGTGCTCTTCTGGAACCGACGGATTTCGCGCAACGCGACGGTTCCTGGGCGGTATCTATGCGGCTTCTTCACTCCTCCAGTCGCTGGCGCGCTCTTACGAGCTGCCTTAGTAGCGAGCTGTTTCCGTGGGGCCTTGCCTCCAGTGGATTTACGAGCAGTTTGCTTAGTACGAGCCATTAGAGGCGATTTTCAACTCTCTTCATGGGGCGATCCCAGAGGTATGAGCGCGAGTAGCTCCTGACCTCATATTTATACGTTCGCACAACGGTTATAGTGCGCGTGGATTGGTTGCCGACTAAGTGGTGGGGAGTTGGATATGAATCACGTTTCTGCCGCTGCCACGCCAAATTGCCACATGCACAGATCTATGCCACAGATCCAAGAAAGCCGATGACATTGAAAACTCACAAGGCGAGGGCCTTTACTCATCATTGAGGCCCggatacatatgtattaaaaatgagagaatatgtacatgtaatatacatagacttcaaaaattgaaacatgGACAAAAATGTGGAAAATAGAAACTGGATTTTTTGGCTTCCAAACATCATACTTTGGGTAGGAAATCAAATAaggaatggaaataatttcagtaaaaaatatgtatttacatattattCGGAATTGGCAGCTGTTGGCGCAGTGCCAAGTTCGGGTTCGTGATACAAGGATTGCCAGTTTCGGATTCCCGTGCgggacttttttttatctattttctttttaactgGCTTTCAGTTGTGACAATACTTACGCCAGAAATGTACCGAAATAATGCATATTGTATTGTATCCATTTATACTTGTACAAAAGGCATCGGGCTTCATTATTTCAAGAGGTGCATAATCATGGAAATTTTAGAATTGCGAATATCTTTACAGGTGGGGATTGTAATTAAAGCGTATACGAGAACgtcgtaaataaaattacatgCTTTTATCACCATGCAGTTAACTATGTAATACTAAATAAtaactaaataataatatagtataaaaaattacgatgggaaaaaactaaaatggaatcatttttttaaaattctttttctatcACCCTGCAAGTTTTGAATTACAGCGTTTAAAGATCCGATAAAATTCTATCAAAATTgtccataattatttttgctgCGAATTTAACCGTTTATTACTcaaataaagcaaaaaataattacttccAATACTTATCCCGAAGAAACGGTTCAAGAACGGTCGAGATACCGTGGACACTTAAAGAGCATATATTTATGTGCAAATCCAGCCTAATTACGAAGCGATAGCATAAGATGCAGCCGAGTAACATATAAATGAACATGAAGACGAAAAACttacatgttatttaaatgtaaaaacttTGGCCGCCGTGGGACAAACTTTAGGATCACAATTGAGGGCTgtcaattttttatgattttttttgatCGATATGGAAGTGTTTAGGCTGTTGGGAGCAAAGAAATTCGGAAATAACCTTTTTAAGGGCCACCTTAGGGTGTATTCCGAAATATACTTCAAGTACTGCCGATCGTAACGTCACGCAGTCAACTACGAACTGCGTTCCGTTTTTACTTCGAGTTGCCAGTCGCAGTAAAATCGGAACGCTACACCGAGGACGCGACCATCTCTCAATTACTGCAACATGACTGCAACTGCCTCACGTCCCAGACCGCAGTAGTCGCAGCCAACAACGTCACAAATTTCATGACGTCACTGACTGGCGGCAGTAAGCTGTCGCCCGATTTCGGAACGCGGTTGCCAGTACTCGCAGGTTTCTCTCTGCTCGCAGTACTGCGAGTATACATATTTCGGAATACACCCCTTTTAGCTTTAAAGTTTTGCTTTGACTAACTTCCGGTTTTGATACAGAGCAAATAATCCGCTGTAATatctgtaataataaatattatttggaataaaaCTTAGAAACTGTCAAACttagaaaaaaacataaatagGGACTCgaagaatttcttcaaatatgtCAACGATACAGAAAAATTTGGTTATCCAGCATCCATGCATCTAAACGATTTGCTTTCATTATTCAATTGCTCTATGAATCAAGGTACTTTTCCTAACCCATGGAGAGAAAGTCACATAATACCAAAATTCAAGAATGGCGACAAGTCCAACATAAAAAACTACAGACCAATTAGCATTATTAACGTCTTTGCCAAAGTATTTGATTCCATAGTcttcaacaaaacaaaattccaTCTGTCAACAAACCTTCTCGATGAGCAACATGGATTTAGAGAAAAACGATCCACTGTCAGCAACCTGGCAGTAATGCTTGAGGAAATAATTACCTCCTTTACTAACCGAAATGAAACTCATGCTGTTTATATGGCATTTGACTCGGTGAATCACAAGCTTTTCACAGAAAAATTAACGGGTCATGGAATAGTAGGAAATCTCTTACAATGGTTCGAATCGTACCTGAGAAACCGGAAACAAACGGTCAAAATCAACAACTATCAATCAAAACCTATCATTGCGGACTCTGGAGTCCCTCAGGGCTCGCACCTGGGACCACTCTTATTCTTGATTTTTATCAACGATATTGAAAACTGCATCAAATTCACCAAGCTTCTACTATTTACAGATGACCTGAAAATCTACTGCGAAATCAAGAGTCCTTCAGAGTTATTCCTACTTTAATACGACCTTAATAGTGTCTGCCAATGGTGCAAAGAGAATGGACTTGCGcttaatacaaaaaaatgctACTCGATGTTTTTCGTTAGAAATAATACCCATTCTAGATACGCAAATGTGGAATACATGCTAGAAAACCAAATcttggaaagaaaaatcgtaGCCAGCGATGTTGGAGTTATTTTCGACTGTCATCTGACGTTCGATCTCCACATAGACCACGTCAAAGCAAACTCAATGAGGATGTTGTTTTACATACTGAGAAATCGAAACCTTTATCTGATGTTTGATCAATGATCACACTCTATGACACCTTTGTTAGACCAATATTGAACTATGCGTCCGTTATTTGGTCCCCCAAAACGGACGTTAGTAgcagaaaatcaaaatacGTACAACACCTCTTTCTAAGATTTGCATCCTACAAAACAGATTCACCCATGTCATTTCTTAATCACAATTATGAAAGAATTAGCCAGCAATTAGGATTCAAGTTTCTCGAAAAAACACGTAAATTCACAGATGTAATGTTTCTATTCAAAATGTTCAACAATTTAATAGACTGCccttcaattttgaaaatgtttaacTTAAGAGTGCCAATTAGAAGATCGAGACAATGTACACACATTTGCAGTACCGAACCAATATCTAACCAGTTACACCCACAAATCCATCATTATGCGACTGAGTATGTTAGCGAATAGTAACAGCGGTTGGATGGATATCTTCAACCAACCGATCAGTCACTTCAAAGCGTTAGCGAGAGAGGCACTCTAGTTATCTAAATCTTTGTGGAAAACACTCTACTTTTATactttgttaaatttttatacaatatattgtttttttatatattctatATTAATGTTATGTATTTTGGGAATATTAAGTTATTTCCGTTGATAgttataaatgaataaataaataaataaataaataaatcaaaccgATTACAACAACAAAAGTATTAACGAGTATATTGTACACacacaaaattataaattttttgctcgAATACTCAAAGATAAAGATTATCTAGAAAAAGTAAGGTAACAAAATTTGTGCACTTGTTTTATTAGACATACTCTTCCGATGTACGCTACAGTTATCAGCATAATTTTAAGAATAAGGGAATTTGTAGTAAAGTATGTATTTTTAAGTTCATAACTGCTAGTGAAGTTTCACTATTTGAGTCACAAATCTTGCTTAAGTATAAAAAGTATATTCATATCTTGAAAGGATGCAACATTttacttatatacatatacatatatacattacaatatatattatgtCTACATACAATGCATGCATTATAATACAGACAAATTTGTGACTAATGGCAGATAAACTTTTATCGGTTTCTGTAGAACTGAGCGTGAATCGTCACATTGTCTGTCAAAGTTTTAATCGAGTGGCACGCAGAACCATCCCGGAGTATACTTTGTTGTCAACCGCAAAGTAATATGCATTAGATTTGGTTAAAAACGTTGAATAATTCTACTGCGACATTTTCTGCTGCaataaagtaacaaaaaaaatttgtgctaAGCTTATATCCTACTCAAGAATATTCAGGCAAGTTTCATTAACTTAATTCACAATTCTGAACACTAAAGAACCGACATttgtcgttgaaaaaatttctttatcgtGTTTAGCAATGAGTTTGCCAACATTGTACCAACACTATGTGTTGCCTGACATAAACTCCGGCTTAGATCCAAAACTAGACGGATTTTACTTGAACGGGAAGAAAATTTCGATACACAGCGGTGCTCTCCATTATTTTCGTGTTCCTCAGGCGTATTGGAGGGATAGATTAAGAAAGTACAGAGCAGCTGGTTTAAACGCCGTTGAAACGtgagttttatttatttctgcaGCAACATTACCAAAGATTCTTCATAGAGTTCCtcatgaaaattgataaaggTGTTAATTTTTATCTCTTCAATTTTCCCAGCTATGTCCCATGGAACTTGCATGAAGCGTTGAGAGATGTGTATGATTTTGGTGACggagaaaatgatttttcagaGTTTCTTGATGTCGTTAAGTTTGTCAAGATGGCACAAGAAGAAGATTTGTTTGTAATTGTCAGACCAGGCCCTTACATTTGTGCCGAATGGGATTTTGGTGGACTACCAAGGTACGGTGTTGCCTTTTTGTCAATGATAATAACTAGAATGGCAATATAAAGTGTTAGGAAATCAGAGaaacttaaaaaatattgattcatCATATCTGTTTAGAATGTATCTGCTTACAGTATCTACCATTCATTTTCACCTATTTTTAGCTGGATTTTAAATGAAAAGGGAGTCAAGGTGCGAACCTCTGAATCGAAGTACATGAAACGAGTCACTTGCTATTTCAATAAACTTTTGCCGCTGTTTGCTGATCTACAATTCACTAAAGGTGGATCAATAATTGCTTTTCAGGTAGACCAAGTCATGTGTTGCTAGGTGTGACTGAGTGAAATGAAAGCGATGTACACAAAGATCAGTATTTTATGATTGCAATATTTTGCTACATAATGCCAATATACTTAGATACTCAACTGTTTGAACCAATTGTTATAAAAGTGGATCACTCAGAAGTACAAATTTTATGTTGTTTCTCAGATTGAGAACGAATATGGTTCCATTAACGAAGATGGAACAGTTCCTGATATCGAGTACTTGAAACAACTCAAAGAAAtctttgagaaaaatggtcTGGTTGAGATGTTCTTTACTTCGGACACACCAAGTATTCGCAGAGATGCTGGAACTTTACCGGGAGTATTGCAAACTGCAAATTTTAAAGTCGATCCAGAAAAGGAATTGAATCTCTTGAAAGAATTGCAGCCCAATATGCCCGCTATGGTTATGGAATATTGGACTGGTGCTTACGATCACTGGCTCGAACCACGTGACTCACCAGAACCATTCGATGGTAAATTGAACTTGAACTCTTTAAATCAACGATCAATTAGTGAGTGTTATTTTATATCTGGTAAGATGTTGGAAACAATAAAAGTGTCGAATTGATCACTGCAAAATTTCCGAATGGCTAAAAGTTACATATTAATGTTTTTTCCATCAATTGGATCAATACAACCTATCGAAATTCTAGGATATACACTTAATCGTATTTTCCGCAAGTTTTTATAGAATTTCGTTCACCGTACAAAATTGTTATGTCGTTTAAAGCAAGTCCTATACATAAAGCAACAGGTGATCCAGTGAAATTATTCTCCTGCGAATGCTACATTTCATATTTCAGTTTATGCAGATGTCCTGGAGAGAATCTTGATCTTTCCATCATCAGTTAATTTCTATATGTTCCATGGTGGTACCAGTTTTGGTTTTATGAGTGGCGCCGATGTTAACAAGAATTATCAAGCTGATGTGACAAGTTATGGTAAGACTCGAGATCAAACTTGTATTTAAAAAGTACGGAAATTGTGTTACGTCCCCTTCTCAATTAGGTAAAAATGATGTAGTCTTGACATGTGATCATAAGTATGATCACTGTTTATTTGATAGATCAATATTTGTACTGCGTTACGTGACTAATTTACTCTTCTTTCTTGGTAGATAATTCATGCTGAGCTATTTCTTGTCGAGTGCTTGCTTATTATGTgttctgaaaaattgttttccagATTATGTCGCGCCGCTAACAGAATCAGGCGACTACACAGAAAAGTATTACAAAACCAAGGAGATTTTGGCAAAATACCAAAGTGTGACGACCAAATTACCAGATTTACCTACAGTATCGCAAAAAGCAGCTTATCCCACTCTCGAAGTAATTGGTCATTTGGACTTTTGGGATATCCTTGATCAGTTGGTAGATACTTTTCATTTTAGAAACTAAACCTGTATGCATTTTACATTTGGTCAATTGTGGTACCGTATGCACAGCCTGCAGACTTGAAAGTAATGCTGCCAAACGTGATCAACATGGAAAACTTGCCAATTAAAAATGGCAATGGCCAATCTTATGGCTACATAAATTACAGGAAAAAAGTAGGATTGAAAACAATATCTACTTTGAAAGTCTCTGGGTATGTGCAGGACGCAGCAATGGTTCTTGTTGACGGAGAGCTGAAGAGCAAACCGCTAGAAACT
The Neodiprion lecontei isolate iyNeoLeco1 chromosome 3, iyNeoLeco1.1, whole genome shotgun sequence DNA segment above includes these coding regions:
- the LOC107223858 gene encoding histone H1 yields the protein MADKVAATAVAASPASASPAAQATPTKKAAGAKAKSPRAKPAHPRTSDMVTSAIQTLKERGGSSLQAIKKYIASTYKVDAEKQAPFIKRYLKSAVATGALVQTKGKGASGSFKIPTNKSDAPKPKVKRAVPKATVPKKKPAASTVAVAKKPATAVKKAAAAKKPSAVTPPTKEKRKAVKSPAAKSPKVKSPSKAKKAAKAPTSKPKAPKPKKAAAAPKTAKPAAKKPVASKKK
- the LOC124293613 gene encoding histone H3-like; the protein is MARTKQTARKSTGGKAPRKQLATKAARKSAPATGGVKKPHRYRPGTVALREIRRFQKSTELLIRKLPFQRLVREIAQDFKTDLRFQSSAVMALQEASEAYLVGLFEDTNLCAIHAKRVTIMPKDIQLARRIRGERA
- the LOC107223853 gene encoding beta-galactosidase-1-like protein 2, yielding MSLPTLYQHYVLPDINSGLDPKLDGFYLNGKKISIHSGALHYFRVPQAYWRDRLRKYRAAGLNAVETYVPWNLHEALRDVYDFGDGENDFSEFLDVVKFVKMAQEEDLFVIVRPGPYICAEWDFGGLPSWILNEKGVKVRTSESKYMKRVTCYFNKLLPLFADLQFTKGGSIIAFQIENEYGSINEDGTVPDIEYLKQLKEIFEKNGLVEMFFTSDTPSIRRDAGTLPGVLQTANFKVDPEKELNLLKELQPNMPAMVMEYWTGAYDHWLEPRDSPEPFDVYADVLERILIFPSSVNFYMFHGGTSFGFMSGADVNKNYQADVTSYDYVAPLTESGDYTEKYYKTKEILAKYQSVTTKLPDLPTVSQKAAYPTLEVIGHLDFWDILDQLPADLKVMLPNVINMENLPIKNGNGQSYGYINYRKKVGLKTISTLKVSGYVQDAAMVLVDGELKSKPLETKEDINGFGYWMKKDTELTLNSNKAEEKTLDIIVENWGRVNFGVLADFDQRKGLWQGPVYLDGNELKDWEIYALEFDSKWAKSLINWKQGPSIRKKGPSVSRVILNLSVPQDTFIDLRGWLKGIVFVNGFNLGRYCHLGPLRTLYLPAPLLKNGQNEILVFEHFKPDVKVSFLDHPILGNLKP